The following are from one region of the Silene latifolia isolate original U9 population chromosome 9, ASM4854445v1, whole genome shotgun sequence genome:
- the LOC141600908 gene encoding uncharacterized protein LOC141600908, translating to MTETINTTADASYSNPYDDPTFVSNSDYAGMLLVNTPFSGKNFMSWSHSIFMALGMKNKQGFLTGTVAMPPVTSPKYQSWLRADVMVRCWLTNSMIPTIKEGYMSCKTEKLLWTDVCERYGQSNAPLLYQLKKDLKNIAQEDAPVVEYFNKLKRHWDDIEELKRFLSKKILDASIKEKVLTFLMGLSDVYDSLRSNILAMDPIPPINKTYSIVQQIESQKMISNGSAPSQDVSALNASKFAGKQQLWNVWKRGDNTKKPKTDDRWCPHCNKKGHVIDSCFIKHPELREKFLAGAATKFSSNVNSKPVEGQFSGYQFQSQAAHPFPAANQAKASTSTQHQAFSTSEFSAPAAPAVQFDPALLNALY from the exons ATGACTGAAACAATCAATACTACTGCCGATGCTTCATATAGCAATCCGTATGATGATCCTACCTTTGTTTCCAACTCTGATTATGCTGGAATGCTTCTTGTCAATACGCCCTTCTCTGGTAAAAATTTCATGTCCTGGAGTCACAGCATTTTCATGGCGTTAGGGATGAAGAATAAGCAAGGTTTTCTTACTGGAACCGTTGCTATGCCTCCTGTTACTTCACCTAAGTATCAGAGTTGGTTACGTGCTGATGTTATGGTTCGTTGCTGGTTGACAAATTCAATGATTCCTACAATCAAAGAAGGATATATGTCTTGTAAGACTGAAAAATTGTTGTGGACTGatgtgtgtgaaagatatggacaaTCAAATGCACCGCTTCTCTATCAATTGAAGAAAGATCTGAAGAATATTGCTCAAGAAGATGCTCCAGTTGTTGAATACTTCAACAAGCTTAAAAGGCACTGGGATGATATTGAAGAGCTGAAGAGATTCCTCAGT AAAAAGATCCTGGATGCTTCAATCAAAGAGAAGGTTCTCACCTTCCTCATGGGACTGAGTGATGTTTATGACTCATTAAGGTCAAACATCCTTGCTATGGATCCTATTCCTCCTATCAATAAGACTTATTCTATTGTTCAACAAATAGAAAGTCAGAAAATGATTTCCAATGGAAGTGCACCATCACAAGATGTGAGTGCTCTAAATGCATCAAAATTTGCTGGCAAACAGCAGCTCTGGAATGTCTGGAAAAGAGGTGATAATACTAAAAAGCCTAAGACAGATGACAGGTGGTGTCCTCATTGTAATAAGAAGGGACATGTGATTGATAGTTGTTTCATCAAGCATCCTGAACTCCGAGAAAAGTTTTTGGCTGGAGCAGCTACTAAGTTCTCTAGCAATGTGAATTCTAAACCTGTAGAAGGACAATTTTCTGGTTATCAGTTCCAATCACAGGCTGCTCATCCTTTTCCTGCAGCAAATCAGGCAAAAGCATCCACTTCTACTCAGCATCAGGCTTTCTCTACTTCTGAATTTTCTGCTCCTGCAGCTCCTGCAGTTCAGTTTGATCCTGCACTGCTGAATGCTCTCTATTAG
- the LOC141602618 gene encoding gamma-glutamyl peptidase 5-like, producing the protein MIYEGQNGELRGNGNGNGKVKGKRFGVLLCAEESGYIKEKYGGYFGVFERMLSEEGESWDVFRVARNEFPNDEEIQEYDGFVITGSCSDAHSNELWICKLLSLLHKLDFLKIKVLGICFGHQILGRSLGGQTGRAKSGWDIGLRTINFSLSSKEDLPNRQIFTMLNIIECHQDEILELPEKVEVIGGSNKTAVEMFRYGDHMMGIQGHPEYNTDILLHLIDRLLQKGLIGVNYADELRAKFKEAGEPDMEAWRKLCVGFLKGRL; encoded by the exons ATGATTTATGAAGGGCAAAATGGAGAATTGAGAGGGAATGGAAATGGGAATGGGAAAGTGAAAGGAAAAAGGTTTGGAGTATTACTTTGTGCAGAAGAATCAGGGTATATAAAAGAGAAGTATGGAGGGTATTTTGGGGTTTTTGAGAGAATGTTGAGTGAAGAAGGTGAAAGTTGGGATGTATTTAGAGTAGCAAGAAATGAATTCCCAAATGATGAGGAAATACAAGAATATGATGGATTTGTGATTACTGGGAGTTGTAGTGATGCTCATTCTAACGAGCTTTGGATTTGTAAACTTTTGTCTCTTCTTCATAAATTGGATTTTCTGAAGATAAAGGTTCTTGGCATTTGTTTTGGTCACCAG ATTCTTGGCCGATCACTTGGTGGCCAAACGGGTCGAGCTAAATCAGGCTGGGACATAGGGCTAAGGACGATTAATTTTTCACTTTCGTCAAAGGAAGACTTGCCAAACCGCCAAATTTTTACAATGCTCAACATTATTGAATGTCACCAAGATGAG ATATTAGAACTGCCAGAAAAAGTGGAGGTGATAGGTGGATCGAATAAAACAGCAGTAGAGATGTTCAGATATGGTGATCATATGATGGGAATTCAGGGACATCCCGAATACAACACTGACATTCTTCTTCACCTTATCGATCGCCTTCTCCAAAAGGGTCTTATTGGG GTTAATTATGCTGACGAGTTGAGAGCTAAATTTAAAGAAGCAGGTGAACCGGACATGGAGGCATGGAGAAAGCTTTGTGTCGGGTTTCTTAAGGGAAGATTGTGA